One window of the Acidobacteriota bacterium genome contains the following:
- a CDS encoding SDR family oxidoreductase produces MSLEAFRGLSVVLTGASTGIGRAMALELARHGARQVLAARGEEALEEVAELCRELGGEAEAVPTDVSDEEQCRALIERAVELYGGSDGGLDVLINNAGRTMWSRFDELETLRPLEQLMQINYFGSLYCTYYALPHLKRSRGRIVGVSSLTGKTGVPTRSGYAATKHAMAGFFDSLRIELAESGVTVTMTYPDFVATETRRNAFGSDGERLGDSPVQEGKVMTAERCGRLILQAAARRQRELIPSLRGRLGLWLKVLSPALVDRIAQRAIQRGR; encoded by the coding sequence ATGAGCCTGGAAGCATTCCGCGGCCTGTCGGTGGTGCTCACCGGCGCCTCCACCGGTATCGGGCGGGCCATGGCCCTGGAGCTGGCCCGTCACGGCGCCCGACAGGTGCTGGCGGCGCGCGGTGAGGAGGCTCTGGAGGAGGTGGCGGAGCTCTGCCGGGAGCTGGGGGGAGAGGCGGAGGCGGTCCCCACGGACGTATCAGACGAGGAGCAATGCCGGGCGCTGATAGAGCGGGCGGTGGAGCTCTACGGTGGCTCCGACGGGGGGCTGGACGTATTGATCAACAACGCCGGCCGCACCATGTGGAGCCGCTTCGACGAGTTGGAGACGCTGCGTCCGCTGGAGCAGCTGATGCAGATCAACTATTTCGGCAGCCTCTACTGCACCTATTACGCCTTGCCCCACCTGAAGCGCTCTCGCGGCCGCATCGTCGGGGTCTCCAGCCTCACCGGCAAGACCGGCGTCCCCACCCGCAGCGGCTATGCCGCCACCAAGCACGCCATGGCGGGCTTCTTCGACAGCCTGCGCATCGAGCTCGCGGAGTCGGGGGTCACGGTGACCATGACCTATCCGGACTTCGTAGCCACCGAGACCCGACGCAACGCCTTCGGCTCCGACGGTGAGCGGCTGGGCGACAGCCCGGTGCAGGAGGGCAAGGTGATGACCGCCGAGCGCTGTGGCCGGCTGATTCTGCAGGCTGCCGCCCGGCGCCAGCGGGAGCTGATTCCTTCGCTGCGGGGCCGGTTGGGGCTGTGGCTCAAGGTATTGAGCCCGGCGCTGGTGGATCGCATTGCCCAGCGGGCGATCCAGCGGGGTCGCTGA
- a CDS encoding saccharopine dehydrogenase NADP-binding domain-containing protein: MSSNDAATAAGEGRLDLALFGATGFTGALTAEYLARRAAAGESLGPGQEGPLRWAIAGRNRDKLEALRRRLEEEVPGSPLPEILVASVDDADSLRALTGACRVLLTTVGPYARFGEGVVAACVETGTHYADITGEPDFVSTLRDRYDAAAREKGLRLVSCCGFDSIPHDLGALLAVRQLPADQKIDLRGFVRAKGGMSGGTWRSAVNAMAETPIFGKKSGKKKRARERSPAPSEGERRVRRGSQKVYREKLFGEWVMPLPTIDPQVVRRSARELPDYGPDFRYGHFLRIGSLPRMAVVSGTIGSVFALSKLPPARKWLLSLKDSGDGPTEEQRARSRFSVTFLGRAGDGSRTVVEVRGGDPGYDETSKMLAETGLSLAFDGDRLPQQAGTLTPAVALGGCLLERLREAGLVFEVVETKGPGEDA; encoded by the coding sequence ATGAGCTCAAACGATGCTGCTACTGCCGCCGGCGAGGGGCGTTTGGACCTCGCTCTCTTTGGTGCGACCGGCTTTACCGGGGCCCTCACCGCCGAATATCTGGCCCGCCGCGCTGCGGCCGGGGAGTCCCTGGGACCGGGGCAGGAAGGCCCGTTGCGTTGGGCCATCGCCGGGCGGAACCGCGACAAGCTGGAGGCCCTGCGGCGGCGGCTGGAGGAGGAAGTGCCGGGGAGCCCGCTGCCGGAGATCCTGGTGGCCAGCGTGGACGATGCGGATTCGCTCCGGGCCCTGACCGGGGCCTGTCGGGTGCTCTTGACCACCGTCGGTCCCTACGCGCGCTTCGGGGAGGGGGTGGTGGCGGCCTGTGTCGAGACCGGGACCCACTATGCGGACATCACCGGCGAGCCGGATTTCGTTTCAACCCTTCGCGACCGCTACGACGCAGCAGCCCGGGAGAAGGGCTTGCGGCTGGTCTCCTGCTGCGGCTTCGACAGCATTCCCCACGATCTGGGAGCGCTCCTGGCGGTGCGGCAGCTGCCGGCGGATCAGAAGATCGATCTGCGCGGGTTCGTGCGGGCCAAGGGCGGTATGTCCGGGGGCACCTGGCGCTCGGCAGTGAACGCCATGGCGGAGACTCCGATCTTCGGCAAGAAGAGCGGCAAGAAGAAGAGGGCTCGGGAGCGTTCCCCTGCGCCGTCGGAGGGAGAGCGCAGGGTGCGCCGGGGATCTCAGAAGGTCTATCGGGAGAAGCTCTTCGGCGAGTGGGTCATGCCCCTGCCGACCATCGACCCGCAGGTGGTTCGGCGGTCCGCGCGGGAACTGCCGGATTACGGGCCGGATTTTCGCTACGGCCACTTCCTGCGCATTGGCTCGCTGCCCCGCATGGCCGTGGTGTCCGGGACCATCGGCTCGGTCTTTGCCCTCTCCAAGCTGCCTCCGGCACGCAAATGGCTGCTCTCCCTCAAGGATTCCGGGGACGGACCCACTGAAGAACAGCGCGCCCGCAGCCGCTTCAGCGTCACCTTCCTGGGCCGGGCCGGCGACGGCAGTCGGACGGTAGTGGAGGTGCGGGGCGGAGATCCGGGGTACGACGAGACCTCCAAGATGCTGGCCGAGACGGGGCTGTCCCTGGCGTTCGATGGGGACCGGCTGCCGCAGCAGGCCGGCACGCTGACCCCGGCGGTAGCGCTGGGGGGTTGTCTGTTGGAGCGGCTGCGGGAGGCTGGATTGGTCTTCGAGGTCGTGGAAACGAAGGGGCCCGGGGAGGACGCATGA
- a CDS encoding sulfatase-like hydrolase/transferase, whose amino-acid sequence MTFGDFPKKPNLVLFITDQQSGNPHWPEGWAEANLPTEQRLREHGLTFTQGYTNSCTCSPARATLFTGMYPARHGVTEVLEFDNSGRPDLIPDGASSGASIQGSTLAVKERRQRGLSSQVQNLARILSTAGYHVEFKGKWHLGKPVQYSTSLDQKYWTDADVAHLRDRYGFHGWTMPDAGDNLAIANMGGGRINNDGRFVDGEGQAAKYGLSLPEDRLWKDSAVHFLQSYDGDKPFCLIVSLVNPHDVLAFPGTDGALVTLPNGTEIPLYKAAGYHDRDFRDLPIEPPPTVDEDLATKPRSQEQFRVLSNQGNGVIGPTDFELQKMYCQFYAYLCKRADHELGKVLDALYARPGGREDSVVFRIADHGDMAMAHGRQRQKMYNVYQETLNVPFVISSPRLFHQPRSTDSFACLVDILPTMAKIAGVPERDRWTFQGYDLSPVLEDPKASVRDYVHFTYDDLYFYVPAPNRIRCLIEKDWKYAVYFDGYTGKYPEYEMYDRNQDPQERHNLAHHSVNPSKPVEAERQRLHRRLTEIMQNLGTTPDDIVWPEVSGDHDFVRTDLPDRKFDPDQLIEE is encoded by the coding sequence ATGACCTTTGGAGACTTCCCCAAAAAGCCCAACCTGGTCCTCTTCATCACCGACCAGCAAAGCGGCAACCCCCACTGGCCGGAAGGCTGGGCGGAAGCCAATCTGCCCACCGAGCAGCGACTGCGCGAGCATGGCCTCACATTCACCCAGGGCTACACCAACTCCTGCACCTGCTCCCCCGCCCGCGCCACCCTCTTCACCGGCATGTACCCCGCCCGCCACGGCGTCACCGAGGTGCTCGAATTCGACAACTCCGGCCGACCCGACCTGATCCCCGACGGCGCCAGCTCCGGGGCGAGCATCCAAGGCTCCACCCTGGCGGTCAAAGAGCGCCGCCAGAGGGGGCTTTCCTCCCAGGTCCAGAATCTCGCCCGGATTCTGAGCACCGCCGGCTACCACGTCGAGTTCAAAGGCAAATGGCACCTCGGCAAGCCGGTTCAATACTCCACCTCCCTGGATCAAAAATACTGGACCGACGCCGACGTCGCGCACCTGCGGGATCGCTACGGCTTCCACGGCTGGACCATGCCCGACGCCGGCGACAACCTCGCCATCGCCAACATGGGCGGCGGACGCATCAACAACGACGGCCGCTTTGTCGACGGGGAGGGCCAAGCGGCCAAATACGGTCTCAGCCTGCCCGAGGATCGGCTGTGGAAGGACAGCGCCGTGCACTTCCTCCAGAGCTACGACGGCGACAAGCCCTTCTGCCTCATCGTCTCCCTGGTCAACCCCCACGACGTCCTCGCCTTCCCCGGCACCGACGGTGCCCTGGTCACCTTGCCCAACGGCACCGAGATCCCCCTCTACAAAGCCGCCGGCTACCACGACCGCGACTTCCGCGACCTGCCCATCGAGCCGCCCCCGACGGTGGACGAAGACTTGGCGACCAAGCCCCGGTCTCAGGAGCAATTCCGCGTGCTCAGCAACCAGGGCAACGGGGTCATCGGCCCCACCGACTTCGAGCTGCAGAAAATGTACTGCCAGTTCTACGCCTACCTGTGCAAGCGGGCGGACCACGAGCTCGGGAAGGTCCTCGACGCCCTCTACGCCCGGCCCGGCGGCCGGGAGGACAGCGTCGTCTTCCGCATCGCCGACCACGGGGACATGGCCATGGCCCACGGCCGCCAGCGCCAGAAGATGTACAACGTCTACCAGGAGACCCTCAACGTCCCCTTCGTGATCTCCAGCCCCCGCCTCTTCCACCAGCCCCGCAGCACCGACTCCTTCGCCTGCCTGGTGGACATCCTCCCCACCATGGCCAAAATCGCCGGAGTTCCCGAGCGGGACCGCTGGACCTTCCAGGGCTACGACCTCTCCCCGGTGCTGGAGGATCCCAAGGCCTCCGTGCGGGACTACGTCCACTTCACCTACGACGACCTCTACTTCTACGTCCCGGCACCCAACCGCATCCGCTGCCTGATCGAAAAAGATTGGAAATACGCCGTCTACTTCGACGGCTACACCGGCAAATACCCCGAATACGAAATGTACGACCGCAACCAGGATCCCCAGGAACGCCACAACCTGGCCCACCACAGCGTCAACCCCTCCAAACCCGTCGAAGCCGAACGCCAGCGCCTGCACCGGCGCCTCACGGAGATCATGCAGAACCTTGGCACTACCCCCGACGACATCGTCTGGCCCGAGGTCTCCGGCGATCACGACTTCGTGCGCACCGATCTGCCGGATCGCAAATTCGACCCCGATCAGCTCATCGAGGAATGA